In the genome of Pediococcus claussenii ATCC BAA-344, one region contains:
- a CDS encoding YxeA family protein, protein MEYITKKWTELSILLLLVLFIIGNVGWFVYRYSGEHYYMRITKSVSTHPVTLAVSIPSNGYTYQGEARTASGKEKFLTLKTTSANPGPFKKGQIVRVTVNQNFGNTNYKVVSSMPNTK, encoded by the coding sequence ATGGAATATATTACTAAAAAATGGACCGAACTAAGCATTCTTTTGCTTTTAGTATTATTTATTATCGGTAATGTTGGCTGGTTTGTTTACAGATATTCAGGGGAACATTACTATATGAGAATTACAAAATCAGTCAGTACTCATCCAGTCACATTAGCTGTAAGTATACCTAGTAATGGCTATACTTACCAAGGAGAGGCCCGCACAGCTTCTGGCAAAGAAAAATTTCTAACTTTAAAAACAACCTCAGCAAATCCAGGGCCCTTTAAAAAGGGTCAAATTGTTCGCGTCACTGTTAACCAAAATTTTGGAAATACTAATTACAAGGTAGTTAGCAGTATGCCTAATACAAAATAA